A stretch of the Thermus thermophilus genome encodes the following:
- a CDS encoding UDP-N-acetylmuramate dehydrogenase, which yields MKVERVLLKDYTTLGVGGPAELWTVETREELKRATEAPYRVLGNGSNLLVLDEGVPERVIRLAGEFQAYDLKGWVGAGTLLPLLVQEAARAGLSGLEGLLGIPAQVGGAVKMNAGTRFGEMADALEAVEVFHDGAFHVYRPEELGFGYRKSRLPPGGIVTRVRLKLKERPKEEILRRMAEVDRARKGQPKRKSAGCAFKNPPGQSAGRLIDERGLKGLRVGDAMISLEHGNFIVNLGQARAKDVLELVRRVQEELPLELEWEVWP from the coding sequence ATGAAGGTTGAACGGGTGCTGCTCAAGGACTACACCACCTTGGGGGTAGGGGGGCCGGCGGAGCTTTGGACCGTGGAGACCCGGGAGGAGCTTAAGCGGGCCACCGAGGCCCCTTACCGCGTCCTGGGCAACGGCTCCAACCTCCTCGTCCTGGACGAGGGGGTGCCGGAGCGGGTCATCCGGCTTGCGGGCGAGTTCCAGGCCTACGACCTGAAGGGCTGGGTGGGGGCGGGGACCCTCCTTCCCCTCCTCGTCCAGGAGGCGGCCCGGGCGGGGCTTTCCGGCCTCGAGGGCCTCCTCGGCATCCCCGCCCAGGTGGGCGGGGCGGTGAAGATGAACGCGGGCACCCGCTTCGGGGAGATGGCCGACGCCCTGGAGGCGGTGGAGGTCTTCCACGACGGCGCCTTCCACGTCTACCGCCCGGAGGAACTCGGCTTCGGCTACCGGAAAAGCCGCCTCCCCCCCGGGGGCATCGTCACCCGGGTGCGCCTCAAGCTGAAGGAGCGCCCCAAGGAGGAGATCCTGAGGCGCATGGCCGAGGTGGACCGGGCCCGCAAGGGCCAGCCCAAGCGGAAAAGCGCCGGCTGCGCCTTCAAGAACCCCCCGGGCCAGTCGGCGGGGCGGCTCATTGACGAGCGCGGCCTCAAGGGGCTTCGGGTGGGGGACGCCATGATCTCCTTAGAGCACGGCAACTTCATCGTCAACCTGGGCCAGGCCCGGGCAAAGGACGTCCTGGAGCTCGTCCGCCGGGTCCAGGAGGAGCTTCCCTTGGAGCTGGAGTGGGAGGTGTGGCCGTAA
- the ftsZ gene encoding cell division protein FtsZ, producing the protein MEGAVIKVIGLGGAGNNAVNRMIEAGLSGVEFIAANTDAQVLAKSLADHRIQLGEKLTRGLGAGANPEIGEKAALEAEDLIAEALEGADLVFITAGMGGGTGTGSAPVVADIAKRLGALTVAVVTRPFSFEGPKRMRTAEEGIKKLKERVDAMVVVQNDRLLSAVDKKMTLKDAFLIADRVLYHGVKGITDVINLPGLINVDFADVKALLEGAGQVLMGIGAGRGENRVEEAAKSAIHSPLLERSIEGARRLLLNVVGSEELSLMEAAEVVERIREATGHEDVDILYGVTYDERAQDELRVILIAAGFAESTVVPRPARPVDFPTGHVDLTNYDIPAFIRYGDGDYPPRRGN; encoded by the coding sequence ATGGAAGGAGCGGTCATCAAGGTCATCGGGCTCGGGGGTGCGGGGAACAACGCGGTGAACCGCATGATTGAGGCGGGGCTTTCCGGCGTGGAGTTCATCGCCGCCAACACGGACGCCCAGGTGTTGGCCAAAAGCCTCGCCGACCACCGGATCCAGCTCGGGGAGAAGCTCACCCGGGGCCTCGGGGCCGGGGCCAACCCCGAGATTGGGGAGAAGGCGGCCCTCGAGGCCGAGGACCTCATCGCCGAGGCCCTGGAGGGGGCGGACCTCGTCTTCATCACCGCGGGCATGGGGGGCGGCACGGGGACGGGAAGCGCCCCCGTGGTCGCCGACATCGCCAAGCGGCTCGGCGCCCTCACCGTGGCGGTGGTGACGCGCCCCTTCAGCTTTGAGGGCCCCAAGCGCATGCGCACCGCCGAGGAAGGCATCAAAAAGCTCAAGGAGCGGGTGGACGCCATGGTGGTGGTCCAGAACGACCGCCTCCTCTCCGCCGTGGACAAGAAGATGACCTTAAAAGACGCCTTCCTCATCGCCGACCGGGTGCTGTACCACGGGGTCAAGGGGATCACCGACGTCATCAACCTCCCCGGCCTCATCAACGTGGACTTCGCCGACGTCAAGGCCCTCTTGGAGGGCGCGGGCCAGGTGCTCATGGGCATCGGGGCGGGGCGCGGGGAAAACCGGGTGGAGGAGGCGGCCAAAAGCGCCATCCACAGCCCCCTCCTGGAGCGCTCCATTGAAGGGGCCAGAAGGCTCCTCCTCAACGTGGTGGGCTCCGAGGAACTCTCCCTCATGGAGGCCGCCGAGGTGGTGGAGAGGATCCGGGAGGCCACGGGCCACGAGGACGTGGACATCCTCTACGGGGTCACCTACGACGAGCGGGCCCAGGACGAGCTCCGGGTCATCCTCATCGCCGCGGGCTTCGCGGAGAGCACCGTGGTGCCCCGCCCCGCCCGCCCCGTGGACTTCCCCACGGGCCACGTGGACCTGACGAACTACGACATCCCCGCCTTCATCCGCTACGGGGACGGGGACTACCCGCCCAGGCGGGGCAACTGA
- the ftsA gene encoding cell division protein FtsA — protein sequence MIIAGLDVGTTKVTTVIGELAPDGVLDIIGEGTVPSQGLRRGVVVNLERTTEAIRQSLFQAERVAGVKVERVVVGVGGPHLKSVTSHGLAAIRRGHTIAEADVERAIEQAKAYPFEGELELLHALPLEFKVDGQEGIRDPVGMAGVRLEVDVHLIAAGRGPLANLRRAVEEAGLALDAVCVQALASGLAVLTPEEEEMTVLLLDIGGGTTDVAVFRGGRLAHSAVVPLGGDHVTHDIAQLLKIPFEEAERVKRKYGAALPELADPELVLEINQEGGALGEVPAPELARIIRPRMREILHLARQSVDETLGPLEIQVNRVVLTGGGALLRGTDLLARQQYGLPVRVGKPQGVSGLTDVVASPAHAAAVGLVRYGASLPLKPQEAKRIREKPEDKPKGEGLWARIKEFLSNLF from the coding sequence ATGATCATCGCCGGTTTGGACGTAGGCACCACCAAGGTCACCACCGTCATCGGGGAGCTCGCCCCTGACGGCGTTTTGGACATCATCGGCGAGGGCACCGTCCCCTCCCAGGGGCTGCGGCGCGGGGTGGTGGTCAACCTGGAAAGGACCACGGAGGCCATCCGCCAAAGCCTCTTCCAGGCGGAAAGGGTGGCCGGGGTCAAGGTGGAGCGGGTGGTGGTGGGCGTGGGTGGCCCCCACCTCAAAAGCGTCACCAGCCACGGCCTCGCCGCCATCCGCCGCGGCCACACCATCGCCGAGGCGGACGTGGAGCGGGCCATAGAGCAGGCCAAGGCCTACCCCTTTGAAGGGGAGCTGGAGCTTTTGCACGCCCTGCCCCTGGAGTTCAAGGTGGACGGCCAGGAGGGGATCCGGGACCCCGTGGGGATGGCGGGGGTGCGCCTCGAGGTGGACGTCCACCTCATCGCTGCGGGCCGGGGCCCCCTCGCCAACCTGCGCCGGGCCGTGGAGGAAGCGGGCCTCGCCCTGGACGCCGTCTGCGTCCAGGCCCTGGCCAGCGGGCTCGCCGTCCTCACCCCCGAGGAGGAGGAGATGACCGTCCTCCTCCTGGACATCGGCGGCGGCACCACCGACGTGGCCGTCTTCCGGGGCGGAAGGCTCGCCCACTCGGCCGTGGTGCCCCTGGGCGGGGACCACGTGACCCACGACATCGCCCAGCTCCTCAAGATCCCCTTTGAGGAGGCGGAACGGGTCAAGCGCAAGTACGGGGCCGCCCTGCCGGAGCTCGCCGACCCGGAGCTCGTCCTGGAGATCAACCAGGAGGGCGGCGCCCTGGGCGAGGTTCCGGCCCCGGAGCTCGCCCGCATCATCCGGCCGCGGATGCGGGAGATCCTCCATCTGGCGCGCCAGAGCGTGGACGAAACCCTGGGGCCTTTGGAGATCCAGGTCAACCGCGTGGTCCTCACGGGGGGCGGGGCCCTCCTCCGGGGCACCGACCTCCTCGCCCGGCAGCAGTACGGCCTCCCCGTGCGGGTGGGCAAACCCCAGGGGGTTTCGGGGCTTACGGACGTGGTCGCCTCCCCCGCCCACGCGGCGGCGGTGGGGCTCGTCCGCTACGGGGCAAGCCTCCCCCTAAAGCCCCAGGAGGCCAAGCGGATCAGGGAAAAACCGGAGGACAAGCCCAAGGGCGAGGGGCTTTGGGCCAGGATCAAGGAGTTTCTGAGCAACCTGTTCTAG
- a CDS encoding FtsQ-type POTRA domain-containing protein, with translation MGVVKGVLLLILGASLYVASLVAVPVEEVRVEGLRHLSREAVLQTLRLAPGDPWLWVSGNRLRPLLENPWVAEAHLEKPALGQVVVRVRERRPFLPLETGDALAEDGVLLPQGAPLAPGPRVRGVGPLPREALLSLGRAFPQAREIRYTPAGFWVELEGATLFAPEAAYLLKYAQTARPKGRVFVYSWGVSQRP, from the coding sequence ATGGGCGTGGTGAAAGGCGTTCTCCTCCTCATCCTCGGGGCGAGCCTCTACGTGGCGAGCCTCGTGGCCGTCCCCGTGGAGGAGGTGCGGGTGGAAGGGCTACGCCACCTCTCCAGGGAGGCCGTCCTGCAAACCCTCCGCCTCGCTCCGGGCGACCCGTGGCTTTGGGTCTCAGGGAACAGGCTCCGGCCCCTCCTGGAAAACCCCTGGGTGGCCGAAGCCCACCTGGAAAAGCCCGCCTTGGGACAGGTGGTCGTCCGGGTGCGGGAACGCCGGCCCTTCCTCCCCCTGGAAACCGGGGACGCCCTGGCCGAGGACGGCGTCCTCCTCCCCCAAGGAGCCCCCCTCGCCCCCGGGCCCCGGGTGCGGGGGGTAGGGCCCCTCCCCCGGGAAGCCCTCCTCTCCCTGGGCCGGGCCTTCCCCCAGGCCCGGGAGATCCGCTACACCCCGGCGGGCTTCTGGGTGGAGCTGGAAGGGGCCACCCTCTTTGCCCCCGAGGCCGCGTATCTGCTAAAGTACGCCCAAACCGCGCGCCCTAAGGGGCGGGTTTTCGTGTATTCTTGGGGGGTGAGTCAGCGCCCATGA
- a CDS encoding crossover junction endodeoxyribonuclease RuvC produces the protein MVVAGIDPGITHLGLGVVAVEGKGALKARLLHGEVVKTSPQEPARERVGRIHARVLEALHRFRPEAVAVEEQFFYRQNELAYKVGWALGAVLVAAFEAGVPVYAYGPMQVKQALAGHGHAAKEEVALMVRGILGLKEAPRPSHLADALAIALTHAFYARMGAAKPL, from the coding sequence GTGGTCGTGGCCGGCATAGACCCCGGGATCACCCACCTGGGCCTCGGGGTGGTGGCGGTGGAGGGGAAGGGGGCCCTCAAGGCCCGCCTCCTCCACGGGGAGGTGGTGAAGACCTCGCCGCAGGAGCCCGCAAGGGAGAGGGTGGGACGGATCCACGCCCGGGTCCTAGAGGCCCTCCACCGCTTCCGGCCCGAGGCGGTGGCGGTGGAGGAGCAGTTCTTCTACCGCCAAAACGAGCTCGCCTACAAGGTGGGCTGGGCCCTGGGGGCCGTCTTGGTGGCGGCCTTTGAAGCGGGGGTGCCCGTCTACGCCTACGGCCCCATGCAGGTGAAGCAGGCCCTGGCGGGGCACGGCCACGCCGCCAAGGAGGAGGTGGCCCTCATGGTCCGGGGCATCCTGGGCCTGAAGGAGGCCCCGAGGCCAAGCCACCTGGCGGACGCCTTGGCCATCGCCCTAACCCACGCCTTCTACGCCCGCATGGGCGCGGCGAAGCCTCTCTAG